In Candidatus Sulfurimonas marisnigri, a single genomic region encodes these proteins:
- a CDS encoding Ig-like domain-containing protein, protein MIRSIIISFLILFSLTGCGEGDGSGTVTGQFVDAPVQGLGYTCSSGTTGTTNSNGEYTCIIGDSVTFFIGSVEIGTSSAQETAITPYSLFTNNNVAAINLARLLQSVDTGSVSGVIVIDTALEANIPADTNFSNVDFNTTIQDALDIVLVSETEARTTMNEAIIIAGGIVPADVDSNATQIVEEETSLFDFDEIQAFVAAGISTVGQAIADEYYKYAWHIEDHNNNFTTSNGIDSSASVNIKSAWEITRGQGVLVAVIDDSFNTTHEDLKDNIVATYNAKTGSSIVFDSELTSAHGTAVSGIVGASANNKGVVGVAPDAKLLLIAIGEGENNSDLTLIDAFEYARIHGAHVVSCSWGTESVSEAVSVKIKELYDDGITVVFASGNLGKDLDSEGISDESELPWVIGVGASSETNNKTQNSNYGKNIDILAPSGNNIGIVTTDEMGYTGRNGSDLGIVNKNYTFLKGTSASAPIVSGVVALLLSEKPDLSPAQIRHILINSTDKIGDVTYNENGWNSQYAYGKINAHAALLAIGDVPASVDITVEEAEVTNADPDRVEVDVEYRGSFGWTSITPGLSTSSGSPTTGIELQPTFVGRAGQSLSSSTVTNTANASWVKMSTADITCTTNNTSCWNVPLSYSSSGRDITVTFPTSLTMGTTYRIRFTTSISGGGDNLSSNRNYYFTTISDSTPPTLTSVSMASNNSADSTKARPTNQITVTFTANEALDVGATTATIAGQSATIALVSGTTYTAKYTMTTATNNGNIAFLITARDTAGNAASAVSTTTDGSSVTFDKTGPTVNTPISPASGATLVAKNTTVVFTFNEAMDASTLTTSNISMDNGVTGSVGVSGNTVTFTPSVDLADNTTYTLTVTTGVKDALGNAIASNFTSSFSTVLPESVPPVVSSTNPADGASGVDFKGNVQVTFNETMNASTINTTNIRLLDGATPISGSVSLSGNTATFIPDAYMDFSKTYTIRVETGVQDASANNLASTFTSTFTTQAPETTPPTISSISPANNEEDVVLNSAVTITFSEEMKASTITTSNIIVKDSNNDVVAGTVSLSNNVATFTPTANYAIDEVYSVRVTTGVQDLSANGLASQSDTIFTTVASACTQTANPTICYSVPEDDAISVLIDSSISIRFSEAMVAGGMSTSNIVLRNESSTSIPGTVTYDGYTATFTPSSSLTYNHTYTINVNGGVVGATTSNGMGSQATRTFTTAVDSSGDNVRDNTKEVVVLGESSLVWQDDADVLTTKTWSSAKTYCADSTLGGYDDWYLPDVNELKSLADEIDEDESIFQNIVSGYFWSSETYSGDSNRALDVRFNNGSVNHYGKLNSDYVRCVRSSRGSEAGADEADIPSGIVNMNSTALVWQDNNYNTKTNWQSAVDYCTGLSLATFTDWRLPTITELESIVDRGDEGTTPFLNSVFQTGEMDIYWSSTSVERPTTDVKYLDFYSGDPGTANKTTGSGIARCVRNK, encoded by the coding sequence ATGATACGTTCAATAATTATATCTTTTTTAATTCTTTTTTCATTAACTGGATGTGGCGAAGGTGATGGTTCAGGGACTGTGACAGGTCAGTTTGTTGATGCTCCTGTTCAAGGTTTGGGTTATACATGTTCATCTGGAACAACAGGCACAACCAACTCCAATGGTGAGTATACATGTATCATCGGGGATAGTGTAACATTTTTTATAGGCTCAGTTGAAATCGGTACATCATCTGCACAAGAAACAGCGATTACTCCTTACTCTTTATTTACTAATAATAATGTTGCTGCAATTAACCTTGCAAGACTTCTTCAGTCTGTGGATACGGGTAGTGTATCAGGTGTTATAGTGATAGATACTGCTTTAGAAGCAAATATACCTGCTGATACAAATTTTTCAAATGTTGATTTTAATACAACAATACAAGATGCACTTGATATTGTTTTAGTTAGTGAAACTGAGGCAAGAACTACGATGAATGAGGCTATTATAATAGCTGGTGGAATTGTTCCAGCGGATGTTGATAGTAATGCAACACAAATAGTGGAAGAGGAAACTTCGTTATTTGACTTTGATGAAATTCAAGCTTTTGTTGCTGCTGGTATATCTACAGTAGGTCAAGCGATTGCAGATGAATATTATAAATATGCATGGCACATTGAAGATCACAATAATAATTTTACTACTTCAAATGGCATAGATAGCAGTGCTTCTGTAAATATTAAATCAGCTTGGGAAATAACAAGAGGTCAAGGTGTTTTAGTTGCAGTGATTGATGATAGTTTTAACACAACACACGAAGACTTAAAAGACAATATAGTAGCGACTTACAATGCAAAAACAGGCTCAAGTATTGTTTTTGATAGCGAATTAACATCTGCTCATGGAACAGCAGTTTCTGGAATTGTTGGTGCATCTGCAAATAACAAAGGGGTTGTCGGGGTAGCACCTGACGCAAAACTTTTGCTTATAGCAATAGGTGAAGGCGAAAATAACAGTGATTTAACCCTTATAGATGCTTTTGAATATGCTAGAATACATGGCGCACATGTAGTTAGTTGTAGTTGGGGTACTGAGAGTGTGTCAGAAGCCGTAAGTGTAAAGATAAAAGAGCTTTATGATGATGGTATAACAGTTGTATTTGCTTCTGGTAACTTAGGTAAAGATTTGGATAGTGAAGGTATTAGTGATGAGTCTGAACTTCCTTGGGTTATAGGTGTTGGCGCAAGTAGTGAAACAAACAATAAAACTCAAAATTCGAACTATGGAAAAAACATAGATATTTTGGCTCCTTCTGGAAATAATATTGGTATAGTTACAACAGACGAGATGGGATACACTGGTAGAAATGGTAGTGATTTAGGAATAGTTAACAAAAACTATACATTTTTAAAAGGAACATCTGCTTCTGCACCAATTGTATCAGGAGTTGTAGCGCTATTACTTAGTGAAAAACCAGATTTATCTCCTGCTCAAATAAGACATATTCTTATAAATAGCACAGACAAGATTGGTGATGTGACGTATAATGAAAATGGTTGGAATAGCCAATATGCATACGGTAAGATAAATGCACATGCAGCTTTACTGGCGATAGGCGACGTTCCTGCATCGGTTGATATTACTGTAGAAGAGGCAGAGGTGACAAATGCTGACCCTGATAGGGTAGAAGTTGATGTCGAGTATAGAGGTAGTTTTGGTTGGACATCAATTACACCAGGCCTTTCTACAAGCAGTGGTAGTCCAACAACAGGGATAGAGCTTCAACCTACTTTTGTTGGTAGAGCTGGTCAAAGTTTATCTAGTAGTACGGTTACTAATACAGCAAATGCTAGTTGGGTAAAGATGTCAACTGCAGATATTACTTGTACTACAAACAATACTTCATGTTGGAATGTTCCATTAAGTTATAGTTCTTCTGGTAGAGATATTACGGTTACTTTTCCTACTTCTTTAACAATGGGTACTACTTATAGAATAAGATTTACCACAAGTATATCTGGTGGCGGTGATAACTTGAGTAGTAATAGAAATTATTACTTCACCACTATTTCAGATAGTACTCCTCCAACACTAACATCAGTATCTATGGCATCAAACAATAGTGCCGATAGTACAAAAGCAAGACCTACAAATCAGATAACTGTAACATTTACTGCAAATGAAGCATTAGATGTAGGTGCGACTACAGCTACTATTGCTGGGCAGAGTGCAACGATAGCACTTGTGAGTGGTACAACTTATACAGCTAAATACACGATGACTACAGCTACAAATAACGGAAATATTGCTTTTTTAATAACAGCTAGAGATACAGCTGGTAATGCTGCAAGTGCAGTGAGCACTACGACGGATGGAAGCTCGGTTACATTTGATAAGACAGGACCAACTGTAAACACTCCTATTTCACCTGCAAGCGGAGCAACGTTAGTTGCTAAAAATACTACTGTAGTATTTACATTCAACGAGGCTATGGATGCTTCTACGTTGACAACATCAAACATTTCAATGGATAATGGAGTGACAGGAAGTGTCGGCGTCAGCGGAAATACGGTTACATTTACACCTAGTGTAGATTTGGCTGATAATACAACATATACATTAACTGTAACAACAGGGGTTAAAGATGCACTTGGCAATGCAATAGCATCGAACTTTACTTCTTCTTTTAGTACAGTTTTACCAGAGAGTGTTCCTCCGGTTGTCAGCTCAACCAATCCGGCTGATGGAGCTAGCGGAGTAGACTTCAAAGGAAATGTTCAAGTCACATTTAATGAAACGATGAATGCATCAACTATAAATACAACCAATATAAGGTTACTTGATGGTGCTACGCCAATCTCCGGAAGTGTTAGTCTGAGCGGAAATACCGCTACATTCATACCTGATGCATATATGGATTTTTCAAAAACTTATACCATAAGAGTTGAGACAGGTGTACAAGATGCTTCTGCAAATAATCTTGCATCAACTTTCACATCAACTTTTACAACACAGGCACCTGAGACAACACCTCCTACTATAAGCTCTATTTCTCCGGCGAATAATGAAGAAGATGTAGTTTTAAATTCAGCTGTTACAATAACGTTCAGTGAAGAGATGAAAGCTTCTACTATTACCACATCTAATATAATAGTAAAAGATTCTAATAATGATGTGGTAGCAGGAACGGTATCTTTAAGTAACAATGTAGCAACTTTTACCCCTACTGCAAATTATGCTATCGATGAAGTCTATAGCGTTAGAGTAACAACAGGTGTCCAAGATTTATCTGCTAATGGTTTGGCTTCACAGTCTGACACAATTTTTACTACAGTCGCTTCAGCTTGTACGCAGACAGCAAATCCAACTATTTGCTATAGTGTCCCAGAGGATGATGCAATCAGTGTTTTAATAGACTCATCAATTAGCATTAGATTTAGTGAAGCGATGGTCGCCGGTGGTATGTCAACTTCAAATATTGTTCTTAGAAATGAATCAAGCACAAGTATTCCCGGAACCGTTACATATGACGGATACACTGCTACATTCACTCCAAGCTCATCACTAACATATAATCATACATACACAATAAATGTAAATGGTGGCGTAGTAGGTGCGACTACAAGTAATGGTATGGGAAGTCAGGCAACTAGAACTTTTACAACAGCAGTAGACTCAAGCGGTGATAATGTTAGAGATAACACAAAAGAAGTTGTTGTACTTGGTGAATCAAGCCTTGTCTGGCAGGATGATGCAGATGTGCTAACAACAAAAACATGGAGTTCTGCAAAAACATATTGTGCAGATAGCACTTTAGGCGGGTATGATGATTGGTATCTTCCAGATGTAAATGAGTTAAAAAGCCTTGCTGATGAGATTGATGAAGATGAAAGTATCTTTCAAAACATAGTTAGTGGATATTTTTGGAGTTCTGAGACATATAGTGGTGATTCCAATAGAGCATTAGATGTTAGATTTAACAATGGTTCTGTAAACCACTATGGAAAATTAAATAGTGATTATGTAAGATGTGTTAGAAGTTCAAGAGGAAGCGAAGCAGGTGCTGATGAAGCAGATATTCCATCAGGTATAGTTAATATGAATTCAACAGCTCTCGTTTGGCAAGATAATAACTACAATACTAAAACAAACTGGCAGAGTGCTGTTGATTACTGTACAGGATTGAGTTTAGCCACATTTACAGACTGGAGACTTCCAACAATAACTGAACTTGAAAGTATAGTAGATCGTGGTGATGAAGGTACTACACCATTCTTAAATAGTGTATTTCAAACAGGTGAAATGGATATATATTGGAGTAGTACTTCAGTAGAGAGACCAACTACAGATGTAAAATATTTAGACTTTTATTCTGGAGATCCAGGAACAGCGAATAAAACGACAGGCTCTGGTATAGCTAGATGTGTTAGAAACAAATAA
- a CDS encoding cytochrome c biogenesis protein ResB — protein sequence MYKLFSMKVALVFVAIYALSIATGTFIENSSSHSMAREYIYDALWFWSLQGVLALFLIVAIFRAKMYKLKKLGLFLFHISFLIILVGSFLSKNYGYKADLYVTKGMSRNIMLSGDYFMSLHVTKNGQTKDYSQEGKDGAFDGSFDLDGREFKIKRGYYSNNAKLEVLRKGSGDVTKRGAMAFEIIKDNIKREKYYLEDLGKLQFDDFELLFNMEPKDKTKPYFKIEANDKKSQHFKSNILIKSNFGEEYNTSSIHDFSQGILYYITDSIGILASEATTIGSIVAVPQEEKSKNTNTVMLAKIEYGGIKREIVLVEKDRYFGGYAKEIWLNENTKVNIRWGKKMTTLPFEVYLSDFKVKHYPGSNDVENYFSYINIIDSGKNIEAKLSINEPFSYNGYRLFQTKFENKNSTIFTVNYNPGIFWIYLGYVLLTLGLLLNLFRKVIK from the coding sequence ATGTATAAGCTCTTTTCTATGAAAGTGGCACTTGTTTTTGTGGCAATTTATGCTTTGTCTATTGCTACTGGAACGTTTATAGAAAACAGCTCTTCACATAGTATGGCAAGAGAGTATATCTATGATGCTTTATGGTTCTGGTCTTTGCAAGGTGTTTTAGCTCTGTTTTTAATAGTAGCTATCTTTAGAGCAAAGATGTACAAGTTAAAAAAGCTTGGTCTGTTTTTATTTCACATCTCTTTTTTGATTATTTTAGTCGGTTCTTTTTTATCTAAAAACTACGGCTATAAAGCAGACCTGTATGTTACAAAAGGTATGAGTAGAAATATTATGCTCTCCGGTGATTATTTTATGAGTCTACATGTAACGAAAAATGGACAAACAAAAGATTATTCTCAAGAGGGAAAAGATGGTGCTTTTGATGGCAGTTTTGATTTAGACGGTAGAGAGTTTAAGATAAAACGCGGGTACTACTCAAATAATGCAAAGCTTGAAGTTCTCAGAAAAGGCTCAGGAGATGTGACAAAAAGAGGGGCTATGGCATTTGAAATTATAAAAGATAATATTAAAAGAGAAAAATATTACCTTGAAGATTTGGGTAAGCTACAGTTTGATGACTTTGAATTACTTTTTAATATGGAGCCAAAAGATAAAACTAAACCTTATTTTAAAATAGAAGCAAATGATAAAAAATCACAACATTTTAAATCAAATATACTCATTAAGTCAAATTTTGGCGAAGAGTACAACACAAGTAGCATACATGATTTTTCTCAAGGTATTTTGTACTATATAACTGACAGCATTGGTATTTTGGCAAGTGAAGCAACTACAATTGGAAGTATAGTAGCCGTACCGCAAGAAGAGAAGTCTAAAAACACTAACACAGTAATGCTTGCAAAGATAGAGTATGGTGGAATAAAGAGAGAGATTGTTTTAGTAGAAAAAGATAGATATTTTGGTGGATATGCAAAAGAGATATGGCTTAATGAAAATACAAAAGTAAATATTCGCTGGGGTAAAAAGATGACTACTCTCCCTTTTGAAGTATATTTGAGTGATTTTAAGGTTAAACATTACCCCGGTTCTAATGATGTAGAGAACTATTTTAGTTATATAAATATAATTGATAGCGGTAAAAATATAGAAGCAAAACTTAGTATAAATGAACCATTTTCATATAACGGTTACAGACTTTTTCAGACAAAATTTGAGAATAAAAACAGCACCATCTTTACAGTAAATTATAATCCTGGAATTTTTTGGATTTATTTAGGTTACGTTTTACTTACTCTTGGCTTACTGTTAAACCTCTTTAGAAAAGTTATAAAATAA
- a CDS encoding cytochrome c biogenesis protein, with protein MRFFLILLFFTTMLFSFVKDDVLKYQLDKGYAEVFSRLSVQSGDGRMKPLDTLNMDVLNKLTRKKELFGLNHNQVVLGMTFAPEFWKKVPMLEYNSKVQSYNDFYKDGIYTLMLEVAEANKKEASQRTAYDKELLKIDEKLQVAKYVYTQGYLKIFPLANDEKNSWLSPKTYEEKFSGSQKFDVQKILVLNKKALISGDVDLAKEMVKKIAEFQKLYGSKVLLTKEKVDAELFYNKILIFEKIYPFYIIVGLLLLVLSFIKVLREKNYMLIEKSANFILYGLFALYSFNLGLRWYISTHAPWTNAYESMIFIAWAILLVGLIFSKKSNFALGVTTFMAGVMLFAAHLSWIDPRITTLSSSLQSIWLVIHVAIISASYAFLALSFMLGIITLVLFKFSKNSLHVAKQIKESYKTNEASMIFGLSLLVIGTLLGSVWANESWGRVWAWDPKEAWSFISILVYMFILHFRFIAKRSGVYLFSVMSVLGFSTILMTYFGVNYFFDAIHVYASDSGSRVPWYAYIGALSLFGLVAISYKDRKNV; from the coding sequence ATGCGATTTTTTTTAATTTTATTATTTTTTACAACCATGCTTTTTTCTTTCGTAAAAGATGATGTTTTAAAATACCAGTTAGATAAAGGTTATGCTGAGGTTTTTTCCCGCTTGAGTGTTCAAAGCGGCGATGGCCGTATGAAACCGCTTGACACTCTAAATATGGATGTTTTAAATAAACTTACAAGAAAAAAAGAGTTGTTTGGGCTTAATCATAATCAAGTTGTTTTAGGGATGACTTTTGCTCCAGAGTTTTGGAAAAAAGTTCCTATGCTTGAATACAATTCAAAAGTGCAAAGTTATAATGATTTTTACAAAGATGGTATTTATACTTTGATGCTTGAAGTTGCTGAGGCAAACAAAAAAGAGGCAAGCCAAAGAACAGCTTATGATAAAGAGCTGTTAAAAATAGATGAAAAACTTCAAGTTGCTAAGTATGTTTACACTCAAGGCTATTTAAAAATCTTCCCATTGGCTAATGATGAAAAAAACAGTTGGTTGTCTCCAAAAACATATGAAGAAAAATTTAGTGGTTCACAAAAGTTTGACGTTCAAAAAATCTTGGTTTTAAATAAAAAAGCTTTAATCAGTGGCGATGTTGATTTAGCCAAAGAGATGGTTAAAAAGATTGCTGAGTTTCAAAAGCTTTATGGTTCTAAGGTTTTACTAACTAAAGAAAAAGTGGACGCTGAACTTTTTTATAACAAGATTTTGATATTTGAGAAAATTTATCCATTTTATATAATAGTTGGACTCTTATTATTAGTTCTAAGTTTTATAAAAGTGCTTAGAGAAAAAAACTACATGTTGATTGAAAAAAGTGCTAATTTTATTTTATATGGACTTTTTGCTCTGTATAGTTTTAATCTTGGGCTAAGATGGTACATCAGCACTCACGCGCCATGGACAAATGCTTATGAATCTATGATATTTATAGCTTGGGCAATCTTGCTTGTTGGGTTGATATTTTCTAAGAAATCAAACTTTGCTCTTGGAGTTACTACATTTATGGCTGGAGTTATGCTTTTTGCGGCTCATCTAAGCTGGATTGACCCTAGAATAACAACACTTAGTTCAAGTTTGCAATCTATCTGGCTTGTTATACATGTAGCGATTATTAGTGCCTCATACGCATTTTTGGCCTTAAGTTTTATGCTTGGAATTATCACTCTTGTGCTTTTTAAATTTTCTAAAAACTCTCTACATGTAGCTAAACAAATCAAAGAGTCTTATAAAACAAATGAAGCATCTATGATTTTTGGTCTCTCTCTTTTGGTAATCGGTACACTGCTTGGAAGCGTATGGGCAAATGAATCGTGGGGAAGAGTCTGGGCATGGGACCCTAAAGAGGCTTGGTCATTTATCTCTATACTAGTTTATATGTTCATACTCCATTTTAGATTTATTGCAAAGAGAAGCGGGGTTTATCTCTTTTCTGTAATGTCGGTTTTGGGATTTAGTACTATTTTAATGACATATTTTGGTGTAAACTACTTTTTTGACGCTATACATGTATATGCAAGCGACAGTGGTTCTCGTGTACCTTGGTATGCTTATATTGGTGCTTTAAGCCTCTTTGGTTTAGTGGCTATTTCGTACAAGGATAGAAAAAATGTATAA
- a CDS encoding cytochrome c3 family protein, with protein sequence MRFIKLFVIGISFFASVSLFAGIVNTKHNLSVSNTGGTVKATSETEICVFCHTPHGAEPVGAPLWNRSMPASAYTMYDSDYLRRTGYPMPSVLGSANGEPGTISRQCLSCHDGTVAIGAITNAPGSGNGSDIAMGGVAGDGTMLSGSSAFIGTDLGKHHPVAVSYGETMTMPSAGAPHSQSASRGNELKATPDSPIVLREYLGYPGQKFVECISCHDPHKENGKFLRVDTGATHGQNIATTCMSCHVKDNFVGSTHDVKTATYTNSTVNTKFSNGASTKVSDMKCVNCHTPHNAGDDQYLTRRVQEQTCYQGASDTVSTAPCHGSGGASGGKDIETAMSEQYGHGFTLRNSNGNIKHTNLDYIYGAGVTNDQGPTSGIDWTSSQHVECMDCHNQHQVKEISRTLPGSLYPTNGAGTNLIVNGANEGPLKGASGVRPTSFTSTARWEQPTTFTTLETATYEYEVCFKCHSYWGIGADGANGDTMTNSPAHSAYVTFSDANVNFTDVAWEFNVNNRSGHPVNVALGSRTGSNSPKALQDSEMRDPWKSEGTQTMYCSDCHGAADETGTDPKGPHGSSYKFMLKGKNTDNYWPADSGGTLFKSGSSNNSGNNPGVFCRNCHFIEQGGPNHTERNEMNLECVRCHIAIPHGSPMSRLLGMTTFPAPYNYNGNKIYFTRIAKGSATWNANQILANGPSCSDKHRSGDQTGTAETKPTGW encoded by the coding sequence ATGAGGTTTATTAAATTATTTGTTATAGGAATATCATTTTTTGCATCAGTCTCTCTTTTTGCTGGAATTGTAAACACAAAACATAATCTTTCCGTTAGTAACACTGGAGGAACAGTAAAAGCTACGTCAGAAACGGAAATTTGTGTTTTTTGTCATACCCCACATGGAGCAGAACCTGTTGGAGCCCCACTATGGAACAGAAGTATGCCTGCTAGTGCTTATACTATGTATGATAGTGATTATTTGAGAAGAACAGGGTATCCAATGCCATCAGTATTAGGAAGTGCAAATGGAGAACCAGGAACAATATCTAGACAATGCCTTAGTTGTCATGATGGAACTGTAGCTATTGGCGCTATTACAAATGCTCCAGGTAGTGGTAATGGTAGTGATATTGCTATGGGTGGTGTTGCTGGTGATGGGACAATGTTGAGTGGTAGTAGTGCTTTTATAGGTACTGATTTAGGTAAGCATCATCCAGTAGCAGTATCATATGGGGAAACTATGACAATGCCGTCAGCTGGTGCTCCACATTCACAATCTGCATCTAGAGGCAATGAACTAAAGGCTACCCCAGATTCACCAATAGTGCTTCGTGAATATCTAGGATATCCTGGTCAAAAGTTTGTAGAGTGTATCTCATGTCATGACCCACACAAAGAGAATGGAAAGTTTTTACGAGTAGATACAGGTGCGACACATGGACAAAATATAGCAACTACATGTATGTCATGTCATGTAAAAGATAATTTTGTAGGAAGCACGCATGATGTTAAAACTGCTACCTATACTAACTCAACTGTGAATACTAAATTTTCAAATGGAGCTAGTACAAAGGTATCTGACATGAAATGTGTAAATTGTCATACTCCTCATAATGCAGGTGACGACCAGTATTTAACAAGACGAGTGCAGGAGCAAACATGTTACCAAGGAGCATCTGATACAGTAAGCACAGCTCCATGTCACGGTTCAGGTGGTGCATCAGGTGGAAAAGACATAGAGACTGCTATGAGTGAGCAATACGGTCATGGATTCACATTGAGAAATAGCAATGGAAATATAAAGCACACAAATCTAGATTATATTTATGGTGCGGGTGTAACAAATGATCAAGGTCCAACAAGTGGTATAGATTGGACTAGTTCTCAACATGTAGAGTGCATGGACTGTCATAATCAGCATCAGGTAAAAGAGATTAGCCGTACACTACCAGGTTCTTTGTACCCAACTAACGGTGCTGGCACAAACCTTATAGTAAATGGAGCAAATGAAGGTCCGTTAAAAGGTGCTAGCGGAGTTAGACCAACATCCTTTACATCAACAGCTAGATGGGAGCAGCCAACAACATTTACAACACTCGAAACTGCTACTTATGAGTATGAGGTGTGTTTTAAGTGTCACTCATATTGGGGGATAGGTGCTGATGGAGCGAATGGAGATACGATGACAAATAGTCCTGCACACTCAGCATATGTGACATTTAGTGATGCAAATGTAAATTTTACAGATGTTGCGTGGGAGTTTAATGTCAATAACCGCTCAGGTCACCCTGTAAATGTTGCACTCGGTAGTAGAACTGGAAGTAATTCTCCAAAAGCTTTACAAGATAGTGAGATGAGAGATCCATGGAAAAGTGAAGGTACTCAGACTATGTACTGTAGTGATTGTCATGGAGCAGCTGATGAGACAGGGACTGACCCAAAAGGTCCTCATGGTTCTAGTTATAAGTTTATGCTAAAAGGTAAAAATACTGATAATTATTGGCCAGCTGATTCAGGAGGAACCCTATTTAAATCTGGTAGTAGTAATAATAGTGGAAACAACCCAGGTGTCTTTTGTCGAAATTGTCACTTTATAGAACAAGGTGGACCTAATCACACTGAAAGAAATGAGATGAATTTGGAATGTGTAAGATGTCATATCGCAATTCCTCATGGTTCTCCTATGTCAAGATTGTTGGGCATGACTACTTTTCCAGCACCATATAATTACAATGGAAATAAGATTTATTTTACTAGAATAGCAAAAGGTAGTGCAACTTGGAATGCAAATCAAATATTAGCAAATGGACCTAGCTGTAGTGATAAGCATAGGTCTGGTGACCAAACTGGTACAGCAGAGACTAAGCCAACCGGTTGGTAA
- a CDS encoding 6-bladed beta-propeller, translated as MFVFFIGMSLYAGTQERLYWPQEPDPARIEYIDSFSTAAQAGVKKGFFSKLSDFVFGEDNFKLLAPFGLKIVKNKIYVTDISLKSVYVFDTENDEIIDIKGSSKQPFLYPIGVCVDDEGNIYVSDSVRAQIFVFKEDGDFKHIIQNVRIKRPVGVAINPENKNLYIVDAVSSQIHVMNTNGKFLFSIGNFGKKAGEFNRPTYIAIGKNGKLYVTDSLNHRVQILDKDGNYISSFGNVGEKIGSFVNPRGIAVDSDENIYVSDTLFNAIQIFNQKGELLLVLGRYGNRAGEFSLPVNISISENDKIYISDTNNKRVQMFKRLNISK; from the coding sequence ATGTTTGTTTTTTTTATTGGTATGAGTTTATATGCAGGGACACAAGAGAGATTATATTGGCCTCAAGAGCCTGACCCTGCTCGTATAGAGTACATAGATTCATTTTCTACAGCAGCTCAAGCAGGTGTAAAAAAAGGTTTTTTTTCTAAGCTTAGTGATTTTGTTTTTGGAGAAGATAATTTTAAACTCTTAGCACCTTTTGGTTTAAAAATTGTAAAAAATAAAATCTATGTAACAGATATTTCGTTAAAGTCTGTTTATGTATTTGACACAGAGAATGATGAAATCATAGATATAAAGGGATCAAGTAAACAGCCATTTTTATACCCTATTGGTGTTTGTGTTGATGATGAAGGAAATATTTATGTTTCTGATTCTGTTCGTGCACAAATATTTGTTTTTAAAGAAGATGGAGATTTTAAGCATATTATACAAAATGTTAGGATTAAGAGACCAGTAGGTGTTGCCATAAACCCAGAGAATAAAAACTTATATATTGTAGACGCAGTATCTAGCCAAATACATGTAATGAATACTAACGGCAAGTTCCTTTTTTCTATAGGTAATTTTGGAAAAAAGGCTGGAGAATTTAATAGACCAACATATATTGCAATTGGTAAAAATGGCAAACTATATGTTACAGATTCTTTAAATCATCGTGTGCAAATACTTGATAAAGATGGAAACTACATAAGTTCATTTGGTAATGTAGGGGAAAAGATAGGTAGTTTTGTAAATCCAAGAGGTATAGCAGTTGATAGTGATGAAAATATTTATGTGAGTGATACACTCTTTAATGCTATACAGATTTTTAATCAAAAAGGTGAATTACTGCTTGTTTTAGGTAGATATGGCAATAGAGCTGGTGAGTTTTCTTTGCCTGTTAATATATCTATATCAGAAAATGATAAAATATACATTAGCGATACAAATAATAAAAGAGTTCAGATGTTTAAACGCCTGAATATATCTAAATAG